A window of Gemmatimonas sp. genomic DNA:
GGCACGTAGCCCACCGTGCGTCGCGCCCCGTAGAAGTGCGACGTAAAGGTGAGTCCGTACACGCAACACGCGGAGCCCGACAGGATCGTCGCCGTGCGGCGCATGCGCAGTCCCACGCGCAGTGATCCGAACGCGGGGCACATGCTCTGCGGCTGATCGTGCGGTCCCTTCGGATAGTCGGCGGCGTAGCGGTCGAGCGTTTCGCTCTTTCCCGCCGCTTTCGCGGCCGCCAACATTTCGTCGGCACCGGCGTGACATCCGAGTCCGTCGGCCGCCGTTGCGGCGGTGTTGATCGCGTTGCCGTCGATCACGGGCAACGCGCGTGATGAAGGCTGATCGGCGTCGTTGGCCGTGGGCGTGCTGCCCGCGCCGTCGTAGACGACCTCGCGTAGCCCTTCACCGTTGTTGATGTTGCTGCTCATGTCGGTCTCGTGATCAAACGGTGTCGTACACGACTTCGAGCGACGGCTTGGTGACGTCTTCGCGACCAACGAGGTCGAACATTGTGGCTGGCTCGAGCACCACGTTGCCGCCGACCTGGCTTGCGGCAAAGAGGCCAAGCAGTTCGTCCTGCGTGAGCGGCTTCGGGCGGACGGGCGGTGCGTCGGCCACGGCCTGCGCGAGTTCACCGAACAAGGGGCCCCACTCACCACCGGGGAAGCCGATGATCTCGTAGTTCGCGCTCTTCTTGCGGATGTCGTCGTTGGCCGGAACCTTCGCCAGAATCGGGATGCCCGCTTTGGCCGCGAATGCTTCGGCTTCGCCGGTACCGTCGTCCTTGTTGATCAGGATACCGGCCACGCCCACATTGCCGCCGAGCTTGCGGAAGTATTCCACCGCCGAGCAGACGTTGTTGGCGACGTACAGCGACTGCAGATCGTTCGACCCGACCACGATCACCTTCTGACACATGTCGCGGGCGATCGGCAAGCCGAATCCGCCGCACACCACGTCGCCCAAGAAGTCGAGCAGCACGAAGTCGAAGCCCCATTCATGGAAGCCCAGCTTCTCGAGAATTTCGAATCCGTGGATGATACCGCGTCCGCCGCAGCCGCGGCCCACTTCGGGGCCGCCGAGCTCCATGGCGAACACGCCGTCGCGCTTGAAGCAGACGTCGCTGATGGAGACTTGCTGGCCGGCGAGCTTGAGGCGGGACGATACTTCGATGATCGTGGGGCAGGCGCGGCCACCGAAGAGCAACGAGGTCGTGTCGCTCTTGGGGTCACAGCCGATGAGCAGCACCTTCTTGCCCTGCTGCGCCATCATGTACGAGAGATTGGCCAGCGAGAAACTCTTGCCGATGCCGCCCTTGCCGTAGATCGCGATGATCTGCGTCTCCTTCGTGACCGGGCCGGTGTGCACCGCATCGGGGGCAGTAGCGGCTTCATCGCGCACACTCGAGTGCAGCTGATGCAGGGCGCCGTTGGCGGAGCTGGTACCGTCTTCACTCATGCAGCCGTTCTCCAGTCGAGGATCATCTTGACGCAGTGGGAATCGCCGAACGCGGTCGAGTAGGCGTCGGCGGCACGGGATACCGCTTCGCGATGCGTGATCAACCCGTCGAGCGCGAGCGCTCCCGAGTTCGCCAGCGCCGCAATGGTCTGCAGGTCGGACTCCTTCCACTGCGCCGCGATGCGAAAGCGTGCCTGTCGCATGAACGCCGGCGGAAAGGTGAAGCTCACGGGCTCACTGTAGAAGCCCGCCAGGCAGATCTCACCACCGGGGGCCAGGCGCGCCACCAGCGAGTCGATCAGGCCGTTGGCGCCGCTCACTTCACAGATCGTGCGATAGTCGCGGCGGGTGTCGGTATGCGGGTGGATGACGTCATAGCCACGCGCGCCATCCATGCGCACCGGGTTGATCTCCCACACCGTCGGCCGCTTGCCGCCGTACAGCACCACCAAGCGCGCGATGAGCCGACCCAATGCCCCATGGCCGACAATCAGCTCCGGCAACAGCTCCGGCACGTCGCGGGGCGACACGCCGGGAGCCGCTGCACAAAGGGCGTTGTGGGCCGTGGCGGCCAACGCAAACAAGGCGCCCCGTTCACCGAGCCGAGGGTCGAGCACCACCGTCTTGGTGCCGGGGACCACCACCAACGAGGCCTGTCCGCCAAAAAGCCCGAGCGCGTCGGTGAATCCGCGAGATCCCGCGATATAGACCAAGTCGCCGACCGATCGGCCCGATTCCGAGCCGGCGTCGAGAATCTCGCCGACGCCCTCATAGCCGGGCACGAGCGGATACCCGAGCCCCGGAAAGGGGGGCATAGTGCCGGTCCAGAGCATGCGCTCCGTGCCGGTGGAGATGCCAGACCAGCGCATCTGTACCAGCACGTCGGCGTCGGTGGCGGGCACGAGGGTCAGCTCGCGCACGGAGAGCTGTTGAGGCTGTTCGAAAACGACGGCGGTGGTCTTCACAAGTGTAACGTGTTGTTGACACCTGATACTGTCAACATTGGAAGAGTGACTTTATCGGGATTCGCGCGAAGGGCCCGGCGACCGCTTGGTCGCGTGCGGCGTCAGACTTCGGCCACGATCAGTCCCGTCTGGATCGGAAAGCGGGTGGAGACCTCGCGGCTGCGCCGGAAACCCGCCGCCTGCAGCATCTGATGCAGCTCGGACGCCCGTCGCGCGCGGCCTTTCCCCATCGCCATCAGATAGAAGGAGAAGTAGGCGTCGCCCACCGTCTCCGCGCCGCGGACACCGGCCATCGCTTCGGCGATCAGCAGCACGCCGCCACTGGGCAGCGCGGCCCGCACCCGCTTGAGCAGGCGCAGTACCGACTCGTCGTCGTGGTCGAGCAACACGCGCACGAGCGAAATCACGTCGGCGCCGGTGGGCAGGGCATCGGCGTGAAAGTTGCCGCCATGACAGTCCACTCGACCGGCGAAGCCGGCCTGACCGAGTCGCGTTTTCGCCCGTGCCGCGACCGCGGGGAGATCGAACAGCCGCAGCTGCAGGGTGGGGTGCTTCTGGCCCACCAGCGACAGGAACACGCCTTCGCCTCCGCCTACGTCGAGCAGGCACTGATGCTTCGAGAGGTCGTAGGCGTCGAGCACGTCGTGGGCAACGGGCGGGAGCGTATCGGCCATGATCTCCGAGTACGCCGCTACGCGGGCGTCGTCGATCTGCTGCGGTCGCGGGGCATCGGCATATGACCAGTAGCGCGAGAGCTCCGTGCGGAAATCGGCGCCCTGCCGCAGCAGCGCCACCGGGTCGCTGAGATCCTGATACGCCATCCGGTGGTGCCGAATGAGCGCCAACACGCCCGTGTTTCCGACGAGCGGGGCGCCGAGCGCACCGAGCGCGTAACGTCCGTGTCGCCGCTTCATGAGCAGGCGGAGGGACACCGCCGCATTCAAGAGCCGCTCCGTACTGGCCCGCGCCAGGTTCGTGTGCTCGGCAATCTCGTCCACCGTGCGCGCGCCTCCCGCCAGATAGGCAAACAGGTCGAGCTCCACGCAGGCCAGCAGGGTCTGGGTGTAGACGAAGCCGGACACAATGTCGAACAGCGCTCGGGACCGGCGCATAGTGACCGCTCGGGTGAGCGGGAATCGCGCGCTCCAGCGCTGGAACTTGTCGGTCGCGACGAGGGCGTTCCATCGATCGCGCACACGCTCATGCCACGCGATCGGCGGCGCGACCGCCGCGGGGCTCAGTCCGCTCGTGGACTGGGCGGTGCTTGGCGTTTTGGCGCGCTCGGTCGCCATGGCCGGTGCCTGCGGGGCCGTCAGGGCCTGTTCGGGAGGGTTCACGGGCCGACGTTAAGCAGCGGAAACGAGAGTGTCAAGAAAAGTGTACACATAGGGTGTAAAGCTCTTGCGACGCCGAGTCCCCGATCCTATCGTCGGGGACGGTGGATTGGCCCGGACGTGGCCGCACCACGAACCTTTTTGAGTCCGCATGCGACCGGTATTTCCGTTCAGCGCGATCGTTGGCCAGGACGAGATGAAGCTGGCGTTGTTGCTGGTGGCCGTCGACCCGACCATCGGTGGCGTCATGGTCTTTGGCGATCGCGGCACCGGCAAGTCGACGGCGGTCCGCGCCCTCGCCGGGCTGTTGCCCCCCATGAAGGTGGTGGCCGGCTGCCGCTACGGCTGTGACCCCCAGTCCAATGGGGCCCGATGCGACGAGTGTCAGGCCCGGGCGGTCGCTGGGGGCCACGTGAAGTCGGTGTTGGCACCGGTGCCGGTGGTGGATCTTCCGCTCGGGGCGACCGAGGATCGGGTCGTCGGTGCCCTCGACCTCGAGAAGGCCCTGACCACGGGTGAGAAGGCATTCGAGCCCGGCCTGTTGGCCCGCGCCCATCGCGGCTTTTTGTATGTCGACGAAGTGAACCTGCTGGAAGATCACTTGGTCGACCTCTTGCTCGACGCCGCCGCGACCGGCGAGAACGTCGTGGAGCGCGAGGGCGTGAGCATACGCCATCCGTCGCGCTTTGTGCTGGTGGGCAGCGGCAATCCAGAGGAGGGGGAGCTGCGACCGCAGCTGCTCGACCGTTTCGGACTCGCGGTCGATGTACGCACGCCGACGGTGATTGCCACGCGCATTGAGGTGATCAAGCGCCGCGATGCGTTCGATCGCGATCCCGTGGCGTTCATGACGCACTGGCACAAGGCCGACGCGAAAGTGCGTCGTCATCTCGAAAAGGCGCGCACGCGACTCGACGCGCTGGTCGTCTCCGACGCCGTGCTCGAGCGGGCGGCGACGCTCTGTTCGCAGCTGGGCACCGACGGTCTGCGCGGCGAGCTGACGCTGCTGCGCACGTCGCGCGCGATGGCAGCGTACGAGGGTGACGACGAAGTGACGCTCGCCCACCTGCGTCGGATCGCACCGATGGCGCTCCGTCATCGCCTGCGCCGGAACGTGCTCGACGACGCCGGGTCGACCACCCGTGTGGAGCGTGCCATCGCGGAACTGTGGGGCGATGTCGTCGCCAACCGTTGACCTGCCGCGCGGTGGTCCCGCGCTGACGGCGTTGTTGCTGGCGGTTGATGCGCGCGGACTCGGTGGCGCGATGCTCGATCATCCGCTGCACGAGCAGGCGCGCGCGTTTTCGTTGCTCGTGCAGCGCGCGCTCCCCGATGGCGCGCCGCTGCGTCGCGTGCCGTCGAGTGTGACGCCCGATCGCTTGTATGGGGGCGTGGATCTCGCCGCCACGCTCTCAACCGGCCGGCTCGTGTCGGAACGCGGCGTGCTGGCGGCGGCCGACGGCGGGGTGGTCGTGGTCCCGATGGCCGAACGCCTGTCGATCGCGGCGCGCACGGCGTTGTGCGAAGTGCTCGATCACGCCGAGGTGCAGGTCGCGCGCGACGGCATCGGTGAACAGCACGCGGCACGCGTCTGCGCCATCATCATGGACGAGTCGATCGACGACGAGTCGGTACACGACGCACTGCGTGAACGACTGGCCTTCATGGTGCGCATGAGCGGCTCGGCCGCCGAAGCGCTGCTTGATGACACCGACGAGCGCGCGGTGGCGTCGTGGGAACGTCAGGCGCGTGACGCGCGCCATCGGCTCATGTCGGTGAGTGTGGACGAATCGTGGATCGTGGCGATCTGTGAAACCGCCGACGCGTTCGGGATCGACTCGGTGCGGGCGCCACTCCTGGCACTGCGCTGTGCCCGCGCGCATGCGGCGTTGCACGGACGGCTCATGATTACCGAGGCCGATGCGGAAGTCGCGGCGGCGCTCGTGCTGGCGCCGCGCGCGACGCGACTGCCGCCGCCGCCCGAGGAGCCGGCCAACGACAACGCGCAGCCGGGTGAGCCGCCACCGTCGCCGCCGGCTTCGCCACCGGAGCCGCCTTCGGCGACCGATGGCGACGCGGCCGACGCGCCCGAGCCTCCGACGCCGCCCGACACGGAGTCGCCCGACACCGACGCCGACGAGTCGGAGCAGAACGACGATGCGCCGTCGCCGCCGTCAAGCAGCACCGACGTACTGCGGGAAGCGGTGACGTCAGCGCTCCCGCCGGGCATGCTCGCGCAACTCCTGGAGAAGGTGAACGGTGGCTCGATGCAAGGGCGCGTTGGCGCGGAGAAGCAGAACATGCTACGCGGCCGTCCACGCGGGTCGCGCAGTGGACTGCCCCGCGGTGGATCGCGCTTGCATTTGCTGGAGACGCTGCGCGCGGCCGCACCGTGGCAGCGCGCACGACTCCAGCAGACCGCATCGGATGCGCTCGTGTCGATGGCGCCGGCGACGAAGGCGCGACCGACAACGGTGCGACCGCGCGTGAACATCCGTCGCGAAGACTTCCGCATTCGTCGCTTTATCGAAAAGACCGGTACGACCGTGCTGTTCGTCGTCGACGCCTCGGGTTCGTCGGCAGTGAATCGGCTTGCCGAGGCAAAAGGTGCTGTCGAGATGCTGCTGGCCGAGAGCTACGCGCGTCGTGATCGGGTGAGCTTGATCGCCTTCAGAGGGCAGGGCACCGAGTTGCTGCTGCCCCCCACACGTGCCCTTGCTCGCGCCAAGAAAGTGTTAGCGGCGTTGCCCGGCGGTGGCGGCACGCCGCTGGCGCACGCCATCGAAGCCGCGCTCGAGCAAGCTCTGGCCGCCAAGCGCGGCGGAAGCGCGCCGCTGGTGGTGATGCTGACCGATGGTCGCGCGAACATTGCGCGAGATGGCACGCCGGGGCGTCCCGGTGCCGAACGTGATGCGTTGGCGGCCAGCGCGCGCTTCGCCCAACAGAACATTCCCGCGCTGTTCGTGGATACTTCATCGCGCGGTGAGCCGGTCGCGCGTCGCGTCGCCGACGCGATGCGGGCGCGGTATGTGCTGCTCCCAGCGGCGAATGCGAAGGCGCTCGGAGGCCTCGTGCGTACCGCGATGCAAATGGCCGAGGGATCCGACCGTGCATGAAACGCCGGTGGCACCGCGAACCCTGTGGCCTTGGCAGTCGCTGGTCCGCGTGCGACATCCGTCGATGTTGTACGACACCGACATCGCGACCCGTGAAACGTCGGTCCGCGTGGCGCTGCGCTCGCTTGTGGTCGTCGTGTTCTTTTGGTGGGCCGCGACCGGGCTGATTTTCGCGCTCGAACGGTCGACGGGCACGCGAGTGCTCGGTCTGGTGCTGGCGAGTGCGATGGCGGTGTGGGGGGCGTGGCTGCTGTATCTCGAACGTGATCGTGGAACGCCCTCGGGCGCACGGCGCAGCTTCCTTGGCGCGGCATTCCTGTGGACGTGGGTCCAGGTGGCTTTCTACGGGGGATGGTTGGTGGGACCGTCGTCATTGATGGTACCGATTCCCGCAGAGTCGCCGAGTTGGTCGTTGGCGGTGCGTTCCGTGCTGTCCATGTTTTGGTATCAGCTTGCCATGCTGGCCGTGCTCGCCATTACGGGATATCTCACGGCGCGCCGTGCGAATCGCGCGGGCTGGTGGGCGCTCGTGCTCTTCTGGGCAACGCACCAAGCAGCCAGTATCAATATTTTCTTCGGTGTCGAGAATCCCGGCCGCGGATTTTTCCCGGAGCCGCTCACCTATCTCGAGTCATACTTCGGCCCGCAGCGCAACAGTTGGCTGCTCCCGATCACGGTGGCGGTGCTGCTCGCCTTTACTCTGCGTACGATCATCCATGCGCTGCGCGACCCCTCGCCGCTGCGACGTCAGGGCATGATGCTACTGTCGGTCCTGGGCGTGCTTGGCGTGCTCGAACTCGCGGTGCTCGGCACACCGGTGTCGTTGCCGCTCTGGGAAGCGTTCCTCGCCGTGCGCGGGTACTGAGCGCACGGGCTACTCGTGGCGCAATGATTCGATGGGGTCCAGCCTTGCCGCACGGCGGGCTGGCACCAGACCGAAGATGATGCCGATGCCGACCGACACCACGACGGCAATCACCGTGAGCGACACGGGCACGGGCGCCGAGATGTCGAGCGCAAACGAGGCCACGCGACCGAGCGCGAGACCCACGATGATGCCGATCAGCCCGCCGATGCCCGTGAGCGTGCAGGCCTCGATGAGAAACTGGAGCAGAATGTCGTTGCGCGTGGCGCCCAGCGCTTTGCGCACGCCGATCTCCCGTGTGCGGCTGGTGACCGACACCGTCATGATCGCCATCACCCCGATGCCGCCCACCAGCAAGGCGACGCCCGACAGCACGATCATCACCAGAAAGAAAACACTCGTAATACCATTGAACGTATCAAGGATCTGGTCCTGCGTGACGAGGTCGAAGCTGTTCGTGCTGCCCGGTCGAAGGCCGCGCATCTCGCGAATCGCCATCACCGCCGCGCCCTGCGCATCCGCCACGCTTACACCGGCCCGTGGCTTGACCGGGATCCAGAGCGCGTTCGTCTTGTCGATCGGGTAGCTGCGCTCCATGAACTTGTACGGCACGACCGCGCCAACGGCCTGCCCGGGAGGCGCGAAGATATTGCCCGGCTCCTGCCAGAGACCGATCACCACGAGCGGACGTCCGCCCACTTGGACTTGCCGGCCCAGCATGCGCTCGCGGCCGAACAGACTTCGCGCCGTTTCGTCCTGCAGGACCACGACCGGCGCTCCCGAATTGAGCTCGTTGCGCGTGAACCATCGGCCTTCCACGAGTTCGCCGCCTTGAATGCGCGTAAACCCGTCATCGGCTCCGAAGATGGCCATCGACTGCGACCGCACGCCTTCCGATTCGATGCGCGCCAGCGTTTGTGCCCACAGTGATGCGTACGCGATCTCCGGCAGGCGGCGCAGCGCCTCTGCCTCGGTCTCCGAGAGATCAGGGCGAATGCGCACTTCCTTCGGCAGGTTATCCGGGTTGAGCGGCGTCTGCGAGAACTTCTTCATCACGTAGAACGTGGTGGGCCCCGCGACCTCGATCGTGGTGACGATCTGTGAGCGGATCCCTTCCACGATGGCGGCCATCGCCATGACGGTCGCCACGCCGATCACGACACCTAGAATGGTCAGCGACGAGCGCAGCTTGTTCACGCGGATCGCATCGAACGCCATGAGCACGTTCTCGCCGAACGCGCCGACTCTGAGGCCCATCGCTCAGGTCTCCGCGCGCATGGCGGTGATCGGATCGAGCTTGGCCGCGCGCGATGCGGGATACACGCCGAACAGCACCCCGACGCCCGCGCCCAGTGACAGCGCGAGTCCAACACTCCACAACGACACGCGGGCAGGCAGGGGAGAAAACGCCGCGATGGCGGCCGCCAGCCCCCATCCCGCGGCGACGCCCAGCAGGCCACCACAGATCGCCAGCGCGACCGCCTCGGCGAGGAACTGACGGCGCACGTCGGCGGCGGTCGCACCCACCGCTTTCCGCAGCCCGATCTCGTGCGTGCGTTCGGTGACGCCCATGAGCATGATGTTCATGATCACGATGCCGCCCACCAGAATCCCGATCGCGACCACGGCCGGGACGACGGCGAAGAGCACTTTGGTGAGCTGCTTCCAGAAATCGACCAGCGCGTCGGCGGTACCGACATCGAAGTTGTCACGATCGGATGGCCGCAACCGGCGCGCGAGTCGCATCGCCTCCTGCGCCCGCGCCATCGCCGGGCCGACTTCGGAGGCCTCGTGCATCTTGATCGAGATCGTCGTGTTCTGACGACGGCCGTAGATCGCTTCGAACGCCGAGATCGGCATCAGGGCAAAGCCGTCGAACGATTGGCCCAACACGCGGCCTTTGCGGGCCACCACGCCGACGATCGTATAACGCTGCCCCATCACGCGCACATCTTTGTCGATGGCGGAAGCGCCCTGAAAGAGTTTCTGTGCGACATCGGCACCGACCACGATCACGTTGCGCCGCTCACGCACATCGATGTCGCTGAGTGGCTGTCCTTCGGTGAAGCGATAGTCCTGGACCACCTGATAGCCGGCGGTGACGCCGAAGATCTGCACACTGCCGAGCGTGCGGTCTCGCCAGACGACATCGGCCTGCGGGGTGGGCCACCCGGACTGCAGCGAGATCGCGAGCGCGTCGGGGAGGGCGTCGCGAACGGCGTCCGCGTCGCGTTCGTCCACGCGCGGCCGTCGCTGCAACAGACGGAACTGGTCGTCGGTGAAGAGCCCCAGACTGATGGGCAGCCGACGGACTTGAAAGGTGTTCATGCCGATCATCGCATCGGCGATGTTCTCCTTCACATACGCGTTCATCCCCTGAATGATCGCCACCACCGCCACCAGAAAACCGACCGACACCACGATGCCCAACAGGGTGAACGCCGTTCTCAGGGGGTTCACGCGTAGCTGTAGGAGCGACAAGCGGATGACGTCGGAGAAGCGCATGGTGAGCGGCTACTCGTGCCGGAGCGCCTCCACGGGGTCCAGGCGCGACGCGCGCATGGCCGGGAGCATGCCGAAGGCGACACCGGTGACGGCGCTGGCGATCAATGCCGTGGCCACGATGCTGCCGGGAAGCGTGGCGGGAATCGACGTGTTCGAGCGAATGACCCACGCCAGCAGCGCGCCAAGCCCGAGGCCGACGAAGGCCCCGATGCTGGTCATGGTGGCGGCTTCGACGAGGAACTGCCAACGAATCGTGCCCGACGTAGCACCAAGCGCCTTGCGCACACCAATCTCACGGGTGCGCTCGGTGACCGAGATCATCATGATCGCGACGACGCCGACACCGCCGACCAACAACGCCACGGCCGACAGCGCCAACCCAACGGCGAAGATCGCGCCGAAGAGCTGATTGAACGTATCCATCAGGCGATCCTGCTCGACCAGGTAGAACGTCGCGCGATCGCCCGGTCGCAACCCGCGGCGCGCGCGCATGGATGCCAGTACCTCGTCCATCACTTCGCCCTGTGTCACGATCTTCGACGGACGCACCAACAGGCTGAGATTGTTACGCCATACATCGAGACTGCGCACCGCCGCTTGAATGGGAATGATTGCCCGCGGGGTGTCAGGACCCTTTCCCTCGAGCGACTTCAGGAAGCCAGCCTTCGGCGCGTAGATGCCAATCACGGTGAACTGTCGACCGTTGATCATGATCTGCTTGCCGATCGCTTCCGACTCGCCGAACAGCTGCGCCTTGAGGGTGTCGTTGACGAGCACCACCGGCTGACCGGCGTCGTACTCCATGCGCGTAAAGTTGCGTCCCGGAAAGATGTCGGAGGCATCCACCGACGGCCATTCCACGCTGTACGCGTCATAGCCCACGTTGTCCACGCGGCTATTCCGGTAGGCGAAGTTGCCTTGGCCGCCGAGCACCCCGATGACATTCTCGACGCCCGGAATGCGCTTGATCATCTCCCATTCGGCAAACGAAATCGGCGGGTTGCTCCGGTCCGGGCACTTCTCGTCGGTACCGTCGCACCCGCTGATGCCCGAACTCCGTCGTTGCACGATGAACGTGGTCGCGCCGATCTGTTCGAGGTCCTGCTGAAACGACGCACGAATGCCATTGACGACGGCGCCCATCGCAACCACCACGAAAACCCCGATGGCGACGCCGGCGATGGTCAGGGCAGCGCGCACCTTGTTCGAGCGGATGGACTCGAGCGCCATCCCGACGCCTTCGAAGACCAGTAAGAATCGATTCATGCGACTACTCCTGGCGTAGCGCCGTGATGGGATCCAGACGCGACGCCCGACTCGCGGGGTACAGCCCGGCCGCAATGCCAACACCCGCTCCCGTCACCAAGGCCGCGGCAATTGACCACGGGGCGACGGCAGCGGGCAGCGGCGTCAGCGCGGCGATAATCTCCGCCAGACCGATGCCCAATCCGATGCCGATCGCGGCACCGAGCGTACTCAGGGTGGCCGCCTCGACGAGGAACTGCGACATGATATCGGCCCGCTTGGCGCCGAGCGCCTTTCGCACGCCAATCTCACGCGTGCGCTCGGCGACGGCGACCAGCATGATGTTCATGATTACCATGGCGCCGACGACCAAGCTGATCGCCGGTAGCGCGGTACCGAAGAGCACCAACCGGCCTTTGAGTTGCTTGATGAAGCCAAACGCGGCGTCTTGTGTGATGAGTCCGAAATCGTCCGGCTCGCCCGCGCGGAGGCCGCGGAGTGAGCGGAGCGCACCGCGCGCCGCTTCCATGCCGTCGGGGAGATCGGCCTGCGCTGGGGCCTGCACGATGAGCGACGAGATGTCACGCGCCGGACGAATGATGCGCCCCATCGGCGAGGTGTACGGCGCGATGGCATTGCGGTCGAGTGAGAATCCAAACACCGAGCCCTGCTTCTCGATGACGCCGATCACGGTAAATGGCACGCCGGCCACGCGCAGCTGGCGCCCTTCCGGATTGAGTCCCGGAAAAAAGTGCTCCGCGACCTCCGTGCCGATCACGATCACACGCGCGCCGGCGCGAACTTCCTGATCGGTAAAGGCCCGGCCAACGGTCACCGGAAAGTTCTTGATGTCGAAATAGTTCGCGTCGGTCGCCACGGCCTGCACTTGTCGCGGGCGCGCACCTGGCGCGGATGCGTACTTGAACGTCTCGCTCGCGATGCTGGA
This region includes:
- a CDS encoding ABC transporter permease gives rise to the protein MNRFLLVFEGVGMALESIRSNKVRAALTIAGVAIGVFVVVAMGAVVNGIRASFQQDLEQIGATTFIVQRRSSGISGCDGTDEKCPDRSNPPISFAEWEMIKRIPGVENVIGVLGGQGNFAYRNSRVDNVGYDAYSVEWPSVDASDIFPGRNFTRMEYDAGQPVVLVNDTLKAQLFGESEAIGKQIMINGRQFTVIGIYAPKAGFLKSLEGKGPDTPRAIIPIQAAVRSLDVWRNNLSLLVRPSKIVTQGEVMDEVLASMRARRGLRPGDRATFYLVEQDRLMDTFNQLFGAIFAVGLALSAVALLVGGVGVVAIMMISVTERTREIGVRKALGATSGTIRWQFLVEAATMTSIGAFVGLGLGALLAWVIRSNTSIPATLPGSIVATALIASAVTGVAFGMLPAMRASRLDPVEALRHE
- a CDS encoding ABC transporter permease, giving the protein MKTRDAIGLALTQIRVQKLKSAFTLLGVTIGVMFLIAVVSIVEGMGKYVEEDFAARLIGSNTFTLRRFSNVGPGGNRGFDARSAQRRPLIRMPDVDAVRAAIPATMKSSIASETFKYASAPGARPRQVQAVATDANYFDIKNFPVTVGRAFTDQEVRAGARVIVIGTEVAEHFFPGLNPEGRQLRVAGVPFTVIGVIEKQGSVFGFSLDRNAIAPYTSPMGRIIRPARDISSLIVQAPAQADLPDGMEAARGALRSLRGLRAGEPDDFGLITQDAAFGFIKQLKGRLVLFGTALPAISLVVGAMVIMNIMLVAVAERTREIGVRKALGAKRADIMSQFLVEAATLSTLGAAIGIGLGIGLAEIIAALTPLPAAVAPWSIAAALVTGAGVGIAAGLYPASRASRLDPITALRQE